TGAGGTTGGCGAACGGGGTAACCAGGGCATACGACAGGCCGCCGAGGGCCGCAAAGCCGGTAAAGGCCCACACCGAGCGCGACGGCGGGAAGGAGCGGAAGATCCCGTTTTCGTCACCCTCATCGCGGTGTGGATCGGCGGGAAGGAGGAGAAAGCGCGTCAGCGTGCACAGGGCCAACGCGCCGGCGGCGCCCCACAGCGCAGCCTGGTACGGCGTGCTGCCCGGCAGCGCACCGGTCAGCGCGCCGCCGAGGTAGGTGCCGAGGGCGGTGAAGGGGGTAAAGACGACGAACATCATGCTGAACGCGCGCAGGCGCGCACGGCTGTCGGCACAGTAGGCGTACAGCAGCGGAATTTCCGCGGTAAGCAAAAAGGCCAGGCCGATCCCGTAAACGGCTTGGGCCAGGGCGATGGGGAGCAGTTCCCGCGCGGCGGCCGTGGCGGCGGTTCCCCCGCTCATCAGCGCGAGGCCGACGATCAGGACCGCGCGGCGTCCCCAACGACGGCACAGCCCAATCGCCGGGAGGGATGCGGCGCCCATCACCAGCGTGGAAAGCGAGGTGATGCGCCCGATGGTCGCTTCGTCGAGGCCGAGAGCCAAAAGGTGCAGGTTCAGCACCATGGCGATCAAGCCGAACCCGAGGCCCAGGAGCGGCTCGCTCAGCAAAAAGCGCCGCACGCCGGCGGGAAGGGACGCGCAGCTGCGCAAGTAGGCGCGCACGGTTGCGACTCCTTTCACAACGCGATTGAGGCACATCGCGAACAAAGCATACCACACCCTTCCACTTTTGGGTAGACGCGAGGGCAAGCGATTGGCATAAACGCGGAGGATTCTGCCATCCTATAAACTGTTGGCGCGCGGAACTTCCGCGCGCCGCATCCCAAAGGGGAAAGGGAGGATCTCAATGCCGCAGCAAAACCAACAGCAACAACAGCAGCAGCTGCAGCAGTTGCAGCAAGCCGTCCAGCAGGCGCAGCAGGCGGTTGAGCAGGCGCAAGCCACCGCCAATCCGCAGCAAAAGCAACAGCAACTGCAGCAGGCCGAGCAGCAGCTCGCGCAAGTCACCCAACAGCTGCAGCAGGCCCAGCAAAGCCTGAGCGCGCAGCAGGTGCAGCCCCTTCAACAGCAGCTGGCGCAAGTGCAGCAGCAATTGCAGCAGCTGCAGGCCCAGCAAATGCAATAAAAGGAAAAAGGAAAGTCGCCGTCGGGCGGCTTTCCTTTTTATTTTTATTTCTCTTCCTTGTCCTTGGACGAAATGACGCGGAACTGGCCGCGCCGGTAATAAGGACCAAAAAGGGTGGCTTGCCGCGCCCGCGGATAGCGCTCTTCCAGGCGGGCGAACAGGAGGTCCGTCCACACCTTGGCCATCACGTGGAGGCGTTCGGCATAATCTTCGTAGCGGGCGGCCCCTTCTTCGCCGTACGCGTCGAGGTACTCGCCGACCGGCGTCTGCAGGTTGGCGCGAAAGGAAAAGGATTGCTGAATGGCGCGGAAGGCCTCCTCGTCCATGGCGAGAATCGGCTCAGCGATCACCTCTTCCAACGTCTGCAGCGCGGCGAGGAAGAACTCGTTCTTGGCCCCTTCCCAAAACGCTTCGCCTTGGGCGGGGTTGATGCGCTCCCACCAGTCGTCTTCGTGGTAGTCGAACAGGGCGTCGAGAATGTAGTTTTCGATTCGCTCTTGCGGCGTGTCGCCGAAGTCGTCAGGCCGTTCCTCAATCTGTTGGAGAACGTCGGGCCAGAAGCGATAGGTGACGCGCAGCTTGCGCAGCATCTCCCAGAACGACGCGATCATCCACTCTTCCAGGGGCAGCACGGCCGACACCTCCCTCCTCAGTATAGCGAAACGGTGCGCGGTTAGCAGGAGATTTCCGGCTGGCGTCGAAATCCACCCGTACCGGAGATCTTCGCTGCCTTTACAGCAGAAGCAAAAGGAGGCGTTTCCGTGCATCCGACCTCGCTGGAAATGCGCGTGCGCCGCTTTGCCGAACGCGTGCGCACGATCAAACACGTCGAACAGGCCCTTGCCTTGCTCAATTGGGACGCGCAAACGATGCTGCCCAAAAAGGGCGTGGAAGCCCGCTCCCAGGTGATTGGCACGCTCACGGAGCAGCGGGTGCGCCTGCTGCTCGACCCGCAGTTGGCCGAGGACGTGGCCGCGTTGACGGAACCGGAGGCGGCGGCGCAGCTCGACGAGCCGACGCGCGAGGCCGTGCGCCTGGTGAAGCGCGAGATCGAGCGGCGCCGGGCGGTTCCGCTCGAGTTGCAGCGCGCCTTTGCCGAGCTGACCACCGAGGCGGAGGCGGTCTGGGCCGAAGCGCGCAAAGCCGACGACTTTGCGCGGTTTTCGCCCTACCTCGAGCGGATCGTGGCGACGGTGCGCACCTTTGCCGACTGCTGGGGCTATGAAGGCCACCCGTACGACGCGCTGCTCGACGATTATGAACCCGGCATGACCGTGGCCAAGCTGGACGCGCTGTTTCGCGAGCTTCGCCCGCCCCTTGAGGCGCTGCTTGACCGCGTGCGCGAGGCGGGACCGGTTGACGCCGCCTTCCTGCGCCGCGCGTTTCCCCTGGATCGGCAGCGCGCCTTCGTCGAGCGCGTGCTGGTCGACATCGGATACGATTTTGACGGCGGCCGCCTCGACGTCAGCGCCCACCCCTTCTGCACGGGCATTCACCCCGGCGACGTGCGCATCACCACCCGGTACAATCCGCACGATTTTGTCGACGCCTTCTTCAGCGCCCTGCACGAGGGCGGCCATGCCTTGTACGAGCAGCAGTTGCCGGCGGAGTGGGCCGATACGCCCCTCGGGGAAGGCGCCTCGATGGGCATTCACGAGTCGCAGTCGCGCTTTTGGGACACCTTCATCGGCCTCAGCCGACCGTTTTGGGAGCGGTATTATCCGGAAGCTGTCGATAAGTTCCCGGAAGTGCTCGGCGACGTTTCCTTCTCGGCTTTTTACCGGGCGATCAACCGGATCGAGCCGTCGCTCATCCGCGTCGACGCCGATCCGCTTACCTACCAATTCCACATTTTCTTGCGGTACGAGCTGGAGAAACAGCTCGTCGCCGGCGAGTTGGCCGTCGCCGACCTGCCCGCGGCATGGCGCGAGCGGATGCGGGCGTACCTGGGCATTGCGCCGGAAACCGATGCCGACGGGGTGCTGCAGGATGTACACTGGTCGGCCGGCCTCTTCGGCTATTTTCCCACGTACACCCTGGGCAATCTCTACGCCGCCCAGCTGCATGCCGCGATGCACCGTGACCTCGACGACATGGACGCGCGGGTGCGCGAGGGAGACTTCGCCCCCATCCGCGCCTGGTTGGCCGATCGCGTGCATCGGCACGGCCGACGCCATTCGCCCGAGGCGCTCATCGCCCAGGCCACGGGCGAGCCGCCGACGGCACGGCCTTTTATTGCCTTCCTGGAGGAGAAGGTCCGCGATGTCTACGGCCTCTGATCGCACCGATTCCACTGGTCGAAGGAGGAGAGAACATGTCGACCAAAGTCTTCGCCGCCTTCTTGCCCATGCGCGATGCGGAGAAAAGCGCGGCCCTCAGGCCGCAGCATTTGGCCTACCTGGAGGCGCTGGAGCGGGAGGGGAAGATTTTGGCCCGCGGCCCCTTCGCCGACGGGTCAGGCGGCCTTGTCCTCTACCTGGCGGCATCGCTGGAGGAGGCGAAACAATTGGCCGAGGGCGACCCGTACGTCGTGCATGGCGCGCGGGGGCTTGCGCTGCACGAGTGGAAGGTGACGGGCCAGCTGGTGGAACGGTAAGGAAAACCGGCCGCAGGCCCAGCCGCTTGCTGGCCTTGTGCGGTTGCGGGAGCTTGCCCGACGAGGCGGGAGGAGGGGTTGGCCAAGGTGGAAAAGCGGTTTACCGTGGAAGAGGCGAACGCGCTCATCCCGTGGTTGCGGCCGC
This portion of the Calditerricola satsumensis genome encodes:
- a CDS encoding MFS transporter translates to MRAYLRSCASLPAGVRRFLLSEPLLGLGFGLIAMVLNLHLLALGLDEATIGRITSLSTLVMGAASLPAIGLCRRWGRRAVLIVGLALMSGGTAATAAARELLPIALAQAVYGIGLAFLLTAEIPLLYAYCADSRARLRAFSMMFVVFTPFTALGTYLGGALTGALPGSTPYQAALWGAAGALALCTLTRFLLLPADPHRDEGDENGIFRSFPPSRSVWAFTGFAALGGLSYALVTPFANLIVSAALGWNDADTAALLAVHAVAASLFSLLAPSLIERWGTRRTATGLFVLNTALSAMLAIALPAPVFVLLFLLRGGLFTLLANVTDGQILQAVPDAQRDLVAGLRNIARNFGASAGAWATGEALSDKMATAPFAMAAAATLITWIYFVRTCWPLLAEWERVSFARVTPAHQRPRSAAPDSGCASRRRT
- a CDS encoding carboxypeptidase M32, with protein sequence MHPTSLEMRVRRFAERVRTIKHVEQALALLNWDAQTMLPKKGVEARSQVIGTLTEQRVRLLLDPQLAEDVAALTEPEAAAQLDEPTREAVRLVKREIERRRAVPLELQRAFAELTTEAEAVWAEARKADDFARFSPYLERIVATVRTFADCWGYEGHPYDALLDDYEPGMTVAKLDALFRELRPPLEALLDRVREAGPVDAAFLRRAFPLDRQRAFVERVLVDIGYDFDGGRLDVSAHPFCTGIHPGDVRITTRYNPHDFVDAFFSALHEGGHALYEQQLPAEWADTPLGEGASMGIHESQSRFWDTFIGLSRPFWERYYPEAVDKFPEVLGDVSFSAFYRAINRIEPSLIRVDADPLTYQFHIFLRYELEKQLVAGELAVADLPAAWRERMRAYLGIAPETDADGVLQDVHWSAGLFGYFPTYTLGNLYAAQLHAAMHRDLDDMDARVREGDFAPIRAWLADRVHRHGRRHSPEALIAQATGEPPTARPFIAFLEEKVRDVYGL
- a CDS encoding YciI family protein is translated as MSTKVFAAFLPMRDAEKSAALRPQHLAYLEALEREGKILARGPFADGSGGLVLYLAASLEEAKQLAEGDPYVVHGARGLALHEWKVTGQLVER